Proteins found in one Melospiza melodia melodia isolate bMelMel2 chromosome 13, bMelMel2.pri, whole genome shotgun sequence genomic segment:
- the LOC134424300 gene encoding C-signal-like, translating to MAAARTVLLTGSNRGIGLELVKQLLGSPRPPAWIFATCRDPDGPRAQELRDLASEHPNLVLVKLDVENPSAITDAAKVVEGKLNGMGLNLLINNAGIYTPTASLDTVDAEDMVRTYKTNAVGPMLMAQAFLPLLKKAAQDSKEKGLSCSKAAIINISTILGSIKKTPDSFFHPVISYRCSKAALNMLTMCQALTYKEAGILCVALHPGWVKTDMGTQEADLTVDTSVRGLLSVLPILSEKHSGTLLNWEGKAIPW from the exons ATGGCGGCGGCGCGCACGGTGCTGCTGACCGGCTCCAACCGCGGCATCGGCCTGGAGCTGGTGAAGCAGCTGCTGGGCTCGCCGCGACCCCCCGCCTGGATCTTCGCCACCTGCCGGGACCCCGACGGGCCGCGGGCACAG GAGCTGAGAGATCTGGCATCCGAACACCCAAACCTGGTTCTTGTAAAGCTGG ATGTGGAAAACCCCTCGGCTATCACCGATGCGGCGAAGGTGGTGGAGGGCAAGCTGAACGGGATGGGGCTGAACCTGCTGATAAACAACGCCGGCATCTACACCCCCACGGCCTCGCTGGACACGGTCGATGCTGAGGACATGGTCAGGACCTACAAGACCAATGCAGTGGGGCCAATGCTGATGGCCCAG GCCTTTCTGCCTCTGCTGAAGAaggctgcccaggacagcaaagAAAAGGGTCTGAGTTGCAGCAAGGCAGCCATCATCAACATCTCCACCATCTTAGGGTCCATCAAGAAAACACCTGATTCCTTCTTCCACCCTGTCATCTCCTACCGCTGCAGCAAG GCTGCCCTCAACATGCTGACCATGTGCCAGGCTCTGACCTACAAGGAAGCTGGGATCCTGTGTGTGGCACTGCACCCTGGCTGGGTGAAAACAGACATGGGCACCCAGGAG GCTGACCTGACAGTGGACACAAGTGTGCGAGGGTTGTTGTCTGTGCTGCCAATCCTTTCTGAGAAACACAGTGGGACTCTGCTCAACTGGGAAGGGAAAGCCATCCCCTGGTGa